The proteins below are encoded in one region of Rhododendron vialii isolate Sample 1 chromosome 7a, ASM3025357v1:
- the LOC131332270 gene encoding K(+) efflux antiporter 2, chloroplastic-like isoform X2 — translation MDFACSLQQSNLFHSTGVSTNRTLDSFYSHSKFRHGDLGCNFLGRQRLVSKAYRRKKLKRIILSTTNISIHPITLVKGEFESHLWGFNSLGSLTCDFVNVFKASRGVVRLRCQGNDSIANVDGNGRKVEFDDKEDTSISPKLNDSGEEAADGEVKEGPTLDDLRDLLQKAIKELELARLNSNMFEEKAQRISEAAIALKDEAENALDNVYSTRHSIQEIGNEEAVAKEAVQKATIALSFSEANLRVVMETLETAKRINDSLQALSEGDLKYECGQEEKGILEKEEEALLVAQDEIKECRATLENSEEELRTLQSRKEELQKELDKLNDIAEKAEMDALRADEEVANVMLLAEQAVAFELEAAQRVSDVEITLSRAEKDLVVPHFDITETAVHQNESSFGGQVLDVEEEFVEDRKVSPGNTVDMVVESDRVMQIESTPSVTEPLTVCQFDGPGHGNGELNSESSKDTKIESQNSKNLTQMTEHELQKDLTKDSALFSAPKRLLKKSSRFFSASFFSSDGTLFTPASLFHDLIQSARKQLPKLVFGSFLIGAGIAFYVNRSERIGQLFLQPDIITTSIDEVSSNAKPLVRQMRKIPKRVKKLIAMVPRQEVNEEEASLFDMLWLLLASVIFVPMFQKIPGGSPVLGYLAAGILIGPYGLSIIHNVHATKAIAEFGVVFLLFNIGLELSVERLSSMKKYVFGLGSAQVLVTAVMVGIVARYIVGQPGPAALVIGNGLALSSTAVVLQVLQERGESTSRHGRATFSVLLFQDLAVVVLLILIPLISPNSSKGGVGFLAIAEALGAAAVKAAVAITAIIAGGRLLLRPIYKQVAENQNAEIFSANTLLVILGTSLLTARAGLSMALGAFLAGLLLAETEFSLQVESDIAPYRGLLLGLFFMTVGMSIDPKLLVAHFPVIIGTLALLIGGKTMLVVVLGRFFGISLISAIRVGLLLAPGGEFAFVAFGEAVNQGIMSPQMSSLLFLVVGISMALTPWLAAGGQLIASRFEQHDVRSLLPVESETDDLQDHIIICGFGRVGQIIAQLLSERLIPFVALDVRSDRVAVGRALDLPVYFGDSGSREVLHKVGAERACAAAITLDTPGANYRTVWALSKYFPNVKTFVRAHDVDHGLNLEKAGATAVVPETLEPSLQLAAAVLAQAKLPMSEIAATINDYRSRHLSELTELCEISGGSLGYGYSRVMIKPKAQPSDSSEENQTTEGTLAI, via the exons ATGGACTTTGCATGTAGTTTGCAGCAGTCAAACTTGTTTCATAGCACTGGGGTTTCGACTAACCGGACTTTGGACTCTTTCTATTCACATTCTAAGTTTAGACATGGAGACTTGGGTTGTAATTTTCTTGGACGTCAAAGACTTGTCTCGAAAGCTTATCGCAGGAAGAAGTTGAAGAGGATAATTTTGTCAACCACTAACATTAGTATCCATCCAATTACACTTGTTAAAGGAGAATTTGAAAGCCATTTGTGGGGTTTTAATTCACTTGGATCTTTGACTTGTGATTTTGTTAATGTTTTTAAGGCTTCAAGGGGAGTAGTTAGATTGCGGTGTCAGGGAAATGATTCCATAGCTAATGTTGATGGTAACGGTAGAAAGGTAGAGTTCGATGATAAAGAAGATACTAGTATTAGTCCAAAGTTGAATGATTCAGGGGAGGAGGCAGCTGATGGAGAAGTCAAGGAGGGACCTACTTTGGATGATTTGAGGGACTTGTTGCAGAAGGCAATTAAGGAGTTAGAGTTAGCACGGCTAAACAGTAACATGTTTGAGGAAAAGGCTCAGAGAATATCAGAGGCTGCTATAGCTTTAAAAGATGAAGCAGAAAATGCTTTGGACAATGTTTATTCTACCCGCCATTCCATCCAAGAGATTGGCAATGAAGAAGCTGTTGCTAAAGAAGCTGTTCAGAAAGCAACAATAGCCCTTTCTTTCTCTGAAGCAAACCTCCGTGTGGTAATGGAAACATTAGAAACTGCAAAAAGAATAAATGATTCACTTCAAGCTTTGAGCGAGGGTGATTTAAAATATGAATGTGGACAGGAAGAAAAGGGTATCCtagagaaagaagaggaagcaCTCTTGGTTGCTCAAGATGAAATTAAAGAGTGTAGAGCTACTTTGGAAAATTCTGAGGAAGAGTTGAGAACGTTGCAAAGCAGAAAAGAGGAGTTGCAAAAGGAATTGGACAAGCTAAATGACATTGCAGAAAAGGCGGAAATGGATGCTTTGAGAGCAGATGAAGAGGTGGCGAATGTGATGCTCTTAGCAGAGCAAGCTGTTGCTTTTGAACTTGAGGCTGCACAACGTGTGAGTGATGTGGAGATTACCTTGTCAAGAGCAGAAAAAGATCTTGTTGTTCCTCATTTTGATATTACGGAGACTGCAGTACACCAAAACGAATCTTCATTCGGAGGGCAGGTTTTGGATGTGGAGGAGGAATTTGTTGAGGATAGAAAAGTGAGTCCGGGAAATACAGTTGATATGGTTGTTGAAAGTGACCGAGTCATGCAAATCGAGAGCACTCCATCGGTTACAGAGCCTTTAACAGTTTGCCAGTTTGATGGACC TGGTCATGGTAATGGAGAATTAAATTCAGAATCATCAAAGGACACAAAAATTGAATCACAAAACTCAAAGAACTTGACTCAAATGACAGAGCATGAACTACAGAAGGATTTGACAAAGGACAGTGCACTGTTTAGTGCTCCAAAACGATTATTGAAGAAGTCTTCTCGTTTCTTCTCTGCGTCTTTCTTCTCTTCAGATGGTACCCTGTTCACACCAGCATCCCTTTTCCACGATCTTATTCAGTCTGCGAGGAAGCAATTGCCTAAGCTAGTTTTTGGGTCATTTCTCATTGGAGCCGG GATTGCCTTTTATGTCAATCGGTCAGAGAGGATTGGCCAGCTATTTCTACAGCCAGACATCATTACTACTAGTATCGACGAAGTCTCATCAAATGCAAAGCCTTTGGTCCGTCAAATGCGGAAAATTCCCAAGAGAGTCAAGAAACTAATAGCAATGGTTCCGCGTCAAGAG GTGAATGAGGAGGAAGCTTCTCTCTTTGACATGTTGTGGTTGCTTCTTGCAAGCGTCATATTTGTGCCTATGTTCCAGAAAATCCCTGGAG GCAGTCCTGTTCTTGGATATTTGGCTGCTGGCATCTTGATTGGACCTTATGGTCTCTCTATTATTCATAATGTACATGCAACAAAGGCGATAGCTGAATTTGGAGTTGTTTTCTTGCTATTTAATATAGGCCTGGAG CTTTCTGTTGAAAGACTAAGTTCTATGAAGAAATATGTTTTCGGATTGGGCTCTGCTCAG GTCTTGGTGACAGCAGTGATGGTTGGCATAGTGGCTCGCTATATTGTTGGGCAGCCCGGTCCTGCTGCACTCGTCATTGGGAATGGCCTGGCATTATCTTCCACTGCTGTTGTCCTTCAG GTCTTGCAGGAACGGGGTGAGAGCACATCGCGCCATGGACGAGCtacattttctgttttacttTTCCAG GATTTGGCTGTTGTGGTTTTGCTGATACTAATACCTCTTATCTCACCAAATTCATCTAAAGGAGGG GTTGGTTTCCTAGCAATTGCTGAAGCTCTTGGAGCGGCTGCTGTGAAGGCTGCTGTTGCAATTACTGCCATAATTGCCGGAGGACGCTTG CTGCTTCGGCCGATTTATAAGCAAGTTGCTGAGAATCAAAATGCTGAGATATTCTCTGCGAATACACTCCTTGTTATACTGGGGACTAGTCTCCTAACAGCCAGG GCTGGTCTTTCCATGGCATTGGGAGCATTTTTGGCTGGTTTGCTTCTTGCAGAAACAGAATTTTCTTTACAGGTTGAATCAGATATTGCTCCATATCGAGGCCTTCTATTGGGTCTCTTTTTTATGACG GTTGGAATGTCCATCGATCCAAAGCTGCTTGTTGCTCACTTTCCAGTCATTATAGGGACATTAGCTCTTTTAATTGGTGGGAAGACTATGTTGGTTGTTGTACTTGGTAGATTTTTTGGTATTTCACTAATATCTGCGATAAGAGTTGGTCTTCTACTTGCTCCTGGAGGAGAATTTGCATTTGTGGCTTTTGGTGAAGCCGTCAATCAG GGTATAATGTCTCCCCAGATGTCATCTTTGCTGTTTCTTGTGGTAGGGATTTCAATGGCCCTTACCCCGTGGTTAGCTGCTGGAGGCCAGTTAATAGCCTCTCGTTTTGAGCAGCATGATGTGCGGAGTTTGTTACCTGTAGAGAGTGAG ACAGATGATCTGCAGGATCATATCATTATCTGTGGATTTGGACGCGTTGGGCAG ATCATTGCACAGCTTCTTTCAGAACGACTTATTCCATTTGTTGCCCTTGATGTGAGGAG TGACCGAGTAGCAGTTGGGCGTGCACTTGATCTTCCCGTCTATTTTGGAGATTCTGGCAGCCGGGAG GTGCTTCATAAAGTTGGTGCTGAAAGAGCATGTGCAGCAGCAATAACTTTAGATACCCCTGGTGCAAACTATAGAACTGTTTGGGCTTTGAGCAAGTATTTCCCTAATGTCAAGACATTTGTCCGTGCTCATGATGTTGATCATGGCCTCAATTTGGAAAAGGCGGGGGCAACAGCG GTGGTCCCTGAGACCTTGGAACCGAGTCTTCAGCTAGCGGCTGCTGTTCTAGCGCAG GCTAAGCTACCAATGTCAGAAATAGCAGCCACAATCAATGACTATAGGTCCCGCCATCTTTCTGAGCTTACTGAG CTTTGTGAAATAAGTGGAGGCTCGCTTGGTTATGGATACTCTCGAGTCATGATTAAACCCAAAGCTCAGCCATCCGATTCTTCCGAGGAGAATCAAACCACTGAAGGAACACTGGCCATATAA
- the LOC131332270 gene encoding K(+) efflux antiporter 2, chloroplastic-like isoform X3, producing the protein MDFACSLQQSNLFHSTGVSTNRTLDSFYSHSKFRHGDLGCNFLGRQRLVSKAYRRKKLKRIILSTTNISIHPITLVKGEFESHLWGFNSLGSLTCDFVNVFKASRGVVRLRCQGNDSIANVDGNGRKVEFDDKEDTSISPKLNDSGEEAADGEVKEGPTLDDLRDLLQKAIKELELARLNSNMFEEKAQRISEAAIALKDEAENALDNVYSTRHSIQEIGNEEAVAKEAVQKATIALSFSEANLRVVMETLETAKRINDSLQALSEGDLKYECGQEEKGILEKEEEALLVAQDEIKECRATLENSEEELRTLQSRKEELQKELDKLNDIAEKAEMDALRADEEVANVMLLAEQAVAFELEAAQRVSDVEITLSRAEKDLVVPHFDITETAVHQNESSFGGQVLDVEEEFVEDRKVSPGNTVDMVVESDRVMQIESTPSVTEPLTVCQFDGPGQSIADTSTSYDFGHGNGELNSESSKDTKIESQNSKNLTQMTEHELQKDLTKDSALFSAPKRLLKKSSRFFSASFFSSDGTLFTPASLFHDLIQSARKQLPKLVFGSFLIGAGIAFYVNRSERIGQLFLQPDIITTSIDEVSSNAKPLVRQMRKIPKRVKKLIAMVPRQEVNEEEASLFDMLWLLLASVIFVPMFQKIPGGSPVLGYLAAGILIGPYGLSIIHNVHATKAIAEFGVVFLLFNIGLELSVERLSSMKKYVFGLGSAQVLVTAVMVGIVARYIVGQPGPAALVIGNGLALSSTAVVLQVLQERGESTSRHGRATFSVLLFQDLAVVVLLILIPLISPNSSKGGVGFLAIAEALGAAAVKAAVAITAIIAGGRLLLRPIYKQVAENQNAEIFSANTLLVILGTSLLTARAGLSMALGAFLAGLLLAETEFSLQVESDIAPYRGLLLGLFFMTVGMSIDPKLLVAHFPVIIGTLALLIGGKTMLVVVLGRFFGISLISAIRVGLLLAPGGEFAFVAFGEAVNQGIMSPQMSSLLFLVVGISMALTPWLAAGGQLIASRFEQHDVRSLLPVESETDDLQDHIIICGFGRVGQIIAQLLSERLIPFVALDVRSDRVAVGRALDLPVYFGDSGSREVLHKVGAERACAAAITLDTPGANYRTVWALSKYFPNVKTFVRAHDVDHGLNLEKAGATAI; encoded by the exons ATGGACTTTGCATGTAGTTTGCAGCAGTCAAACTTGTTTCATAGCACTGGGGTTTCGACTAACCGGACTTTGGACTCTTTCTATTCACATTCTAAGTTTAGACATGGAGACTTGGGTTGTAATTTTCTTGGACGTCAAAGACTTGTCTCGAAAGCTTATCGCAGGAAGAAGTTGAAGAGGATAATTTTGTCAACCACTAACATTAGTATCCATCCAATTACACTTGTTAAAGGAGAATTTGAAAGCCATTTGTGGGGTTTTAATTCACTTGGATCTTTGACTTGTGATTTTGTTAATGTTTTTAAGGCTTCAAGGGGAGTAGTTAGATTGCGGTGTCAGGGAAATGATTCCATAGCTAATGTTGATGGTAACGGTAGAAAGGTAGAGTTCGATGATAAAGAAGATACTAGTATTAGTCCAAAGTTGAATGATTCAGGGGAGGAGGCAGCTGATGGAGAAGTCAAGGAGGGACCTACTTTGGATGATTTGAGGGACTTGTTGCAGAAGGCAATTAAGGAGTTAGAGTTAGCACGGCTAAACAGTAACATGTTTGAGGAAAAGGCTCAGAGAATATCAGAGGCTGCTATAGCTTTAAAAGATGAAGCAGAAAATGCTTTGGACAATGTTTATTCTACCCGCCATTCCATCCAAGAGATTGGCAATGAAGAAGCTGTTGCTAAAGAAGCTGTTCAGAAAGCAACAATAGCCCTTTCTTTCTCTGAAGCAAACCTCCGTGTGGTAATGGAAACATTAGAAACTGCAAAAAGAATAAATGATTCACTTCAAGCTTTGAGCGAGGGTGATTTAAAATATGAATGTGGACAGGAAGAAAAGGGTATCCtagagaaagaagaggaagcaCTCTTGGTTGCTCAAGATGAAATTAAAGAGTGTAGAGCTACTTTGGAAAATTCTGAGGAAGAGTTGAGAACGTTGCAAAGCAGAAAAGAGGAGTTGCAAAAGGAATTGGACAAGCTAAATGACATTGCAGAAAAGGCGGAAATGGATGCTTTGAGAGCAGATGAAGAGGTGGCGAATGTGATGCTCTTAGCAGAGCAAGCTGTTGCTTTTGAACTTGAGGCTGCACAACGTGTGAGTGATGTGGAGATTACCTTGTCAAGAGCAGAAAAAGATCTTGTTGTTCCTCATTTTGATATTACGGAGACTGCAGTACACCAAAACGAATCTTCATTCGGAGGGCAGGTTTTGGATGTGGAGGAGGAATTTGTTGAGGATAGAAAAGTGAGTCCGGGAAATACAGTTGATATGGTTGTTGAAAGTGACCGAGTCATGCAAATCGAGAGCACTCCATCGGTTACAGAGCCTTTAACAGTTTGCCAGTTTGATGGACCTGGCCAGAGTATTGCAGACACAAGTACATCTTATGATTTTGGTCATGGTAATGGAGAATTAAATTCAGAATCATCAAAGGACACAAAAATTGAATCACAAAACTCAAAGAACTTGACTCAAATGACAGAGCATGAACTACAGAAGGATTTGACAAAGGACAGTGCACTGTTTAGTGCTCCAAAACGATTATTGAAGAAGTCTTCTCGTTTCTTCTCTGCGTCTTTCTTCTCTTCAGATGGTACCCTGTTCACACCAGCATCCCTTTTCCACGATCTTATTCAGTCTGCGAGGAAGCAATTGCCTAAGCTAGTTTTTGGGTCATTTCTCATTGGAGCCGG GATTGCCTTTTATGTCAATCGGTCAGAGAGGATTGGCCAGCTATTTCTACAGCCAGACATCATTACTACTAGTATCGACGAAGTCTCATCAAATGCAAAGCCTTTGGTCCGTCAAATGCGGAAAATTCCCAAGAGAGTCAAGAAACTAATAGCAATGGTTCCGCGTCAAGAG GTGAATGAGGAGGAAGCTTCTCTCTTTGACATGTTGTGGTTGCTTCTTGCAAGCGTCATATTTGTGCCTATGTTCCAGAAAATCCCTGGAG GCAGTCCTGTTCTTGGATATTTGGCTGCTGGCATCTTGATTGGACCTTATGGTCTCTCTATTATTCATAATGTACATGCAACAAAGGCGATAGCTGAATTTGGAGTTGTTTTCTTGCTATTTAATATAGGCCTGGAG CTTTCTGTTGAAAGACTAAGTTCTATGAAGAAATATGTTTTCGGATTGGGCTCTGCTCAG GTCTTGGTGACAGCAGTGATGGTTGGCATAGTGGCTCGCTATATTGTTGGGCAGCCCGGTCCTGCTGCACTCGTCATTGGGAATGGCCTGGCATTATCTTCCACTGCTGTTGTCCTTCAG GTCTTGCAGGAACGGGGTGAGAGCACATCGCGCCATGGACGAGCtacattttctgttttacttTTCCAG GATTTGGCTGTTGTGGTTTTGCTGATACTAATACCTCTTATCTCACCAAATTCATCTAAAGGAGGG GTTGGTTTCCTAGCAATTGCTGAAGCTCTTGGAGCGGCTGCTGTGAAGGCTGCTGTTGCAATTACTGCCATAATTGCCGGAGGACGCTTG CTGCTTCGGCCGATTTATAAGCAAGTTGCTGAGAATCAAAATGCTGAGATATTCTCTGCGAATACACTCCTTGTTATACTGGGGACTAGTCTCCTAACAGCCAGG GCTGGTCTTTCCATGGCATTGGGAGCATTTTTGGCTGGTTTGCTTCTTGCAGAAACAGAATTTTCTTTACAGGTTGAATCAGATATTGCTCCATATCGAGGCCTTCTATTGGGTCTCTTTTTTATGACG GTTGGAATGTCCATCGATCCAAAGCTGCTTGTTGCTCACTTTCCAGTCATTATAGGGACATTAGCTCTTTTAATTGGTGGGAAGACTATGTTGGTTGTTGTACTTGGTAGATTTTTTGGTATTTCACTAATATCTGCGATAAGAGTTGGTCTTCTACTTGCTCCTGGAGGAGAATTTGCATTTGTGGCTTTTGGTGAAGCCGTCAATCAG GGTATAATGTCTCCCCAGATGTCATCTTTGCTGTTTCTTGTGGTAGGGATTTCAATGGCCCTTACCCCGTGGTTAGCTGCTGGAGGCCAGTTAATAGCCTCTCGTTTTGAGCAGCATGATGTGCGGAGTTTGTTACCTGTAGAGAGTGAG ACAGATGATCTGCAGGATCATATCATTATCTGTGGATTTGGACGCGTTGGGCAG ATCATTGCACAGCTTCTTTCAGAACGACTTATTCCATTTGTTGCCCTTGATGTGAGGAG TGACCGAGTAGCAGTTGGGCGTGCACTTGATCTTCCCGTCTATTTTGGAGATTCTGGCAGCCGGGAG GTGCTTCATAAAGTTGGTGCTGAAAGAGCATGTGCAGCAGCAATAACTTTAGATACCCCTGGTGCAAACTATAGAACTGTTTGGGCTTTGAGCAAGTATTTCCCTAATGTCAAGACATTTGTCCGTGCTCATGATGTTGATCATGGCCTCAATTTGGAAAAGGCGGGGGCAACAGCG ATTTGA
- the LOC131332270 gene encoding K(+) efflux antiporter 2, chloroplastic-like isoform X1, whose protein sequence is MDFACSLQQSNLFHSTGVSTNRTLDSFYSHSKFRHGDLGCNFLGRQRLVSKAYRRKKLKRIILSTTNISIHPITLVKGEFESHLWGFNSLGSLTCDFVNVFKASRGVVRLRCQGNDSIANVDGNGRKVEFDDKEDTSISPKLNDSGEEAADGEVKEGPTLDDLRDLLQKAIKELELARLNSNMFEEKAQRISEAAIALKDEAENALDNVYSTRHSIQEIGNEEAVAKEAVQKATIALSFSEANLRVVMETLETAKRINDSLQALSEGDLKYECGQEEKGILEKEEEALLVAQDEIKECRATLENSEEELRTLQSRKEELQKELDKLNDIAEKAEMDALRADEEVANVMLLAEQAVAFELEAAQRVSDVEITLSRAEKDLVVPHFDITETAVHQNESSFGGQVLDVEEEFVEDRKVSPGNTVDMVVESDRVMQIESTPSVTEPLTVCQFDGPGQSIADTSTSYDFGHGNGELNSESSKDTKIESQNSKNLTQMTEHELQKDLTKDSALFSAPKRLLKKSSRFFSASFFSSDGTLFTPASLFHDLIQSARKQLPKLVFGSFLIGAGIAFYVNRSERIGQLFLQPDIITTSIDEVSSNAKPLVRQMRKIPKRVKKLIAMVPRQEVNEEEASLFDMLWLLLASVIFVPMFQKIPGGSPVLGYLAAGILIGPYGLSIIHNVHATKAIAEFGVVFLLFNIGLELSVERLSSMKKYVFGLGSAQVLVTAVMVGIVARYIVGQPGPAALVIGNGLALSSTAVVLQVLQERGESTSRHGRATFSVLLFQDLAVVVLLILIPLISPNSSKGGVGFLAIAEALGAAAVKAAVAITAIIAGGRLLLRPIYKQVAENQNAEIFSANTLLVILGTSLLTARAGLSMALGAFLAGLLLAETEFSLQVESDIAPYRGLLLGLFFMTVGMSIDPKLLVAHFPVIIGTLALLIGGKTMLVVVLGRFFGISLISAIRVGLLLAPGGEFAFVAFGEAVNQGIMSPQMSSLLFLVVGISMALTPWLAAGGQLIASRFEQHDVRSLLPVESETDDLQDHIIICGFGRVGQIIAQLLSERLIPFVALDVRSDRVAVGRALDLPVYFGDSGSREVLHKVGAERACAAAITLDTPGANYRTVWALSKYFPNVKTFVRAHDVDHGLNLEKAGATAVVPETLEPSLQLAAAVLAQAKLPMSEIAATINDYRSRHLSELTELCEISGGSLGYGYSRVMIKPKAQPSDSSEENQTTEGTLAI, encoded by the exons ATGGACTTTGCATGTAGTTTGCAGCAGTCAAACTTGTTTCATAGCACTGGGGTTTCGACTAACCGGACTTTGGACTCTTTCTATTCACATTCTAAGTTTAGACATGGAGACTTGGGTTGTAATTTTCTTGGACGTCAAAGACTTGTCTCGAAAGCTTATCGCAGGAAGAAGTTGAAGAGGATAATTTTGTCAACCACTAACATTAGTATCCATCCAATTACACTTGTTAAAGGAGAATTTGAAAGCCATTTGTGGGGTTTTAATTCACTTGGATCTTTGACTTGTGATTTTGTTAATGTTTTTAAGGCTTCAAGGGGAGTAGTTAGATTGCGGTGTCAGGGAAATGATTCCATAGCTAATGTTGATGGTAACGGTAGAAAGGTAGAGTTCGATGATAAAGAAGATACTAGTATTAGTCCAAAGTTGAATGATTCAGGGGAGGAGGCAGCTGATGGAGAAGTCAAGGAGGGACCTACTTTGGATGATTTGAGGGACTTGTTGCAGAAGGCAATTAAGGAGTTAGAGTTAGCACGGCTAAACAGTAACATGTTTGAGGAAAAGGCTCAGAGAATATCAGAGGCTGCTATAGCTTTAAAAGATGAAGCAGAAAATGCTTTGGACAATGTTTATTCTACCCGCCATTCCATCCAAGAGATTGGCAATGAAGAAGCTGTTGCTAAAGAAGCTGTTCAGAAAGCAACAATAGCCCTTTCTTTCTCTGAAGCAAACCTCCGTGTGGTAATGGAAACATTAGAAACTGCAAAAAGAATAAATGATTCACTTCAAGCTTTGAGCGAGGGTGATTTAAAATATGAATGTGGACAGGAAGAAAAGGGTATCCtagagaaagaagaggaagcaCTCTTGGTTGCTCAAGATGAAATTAAAGAGTGTAGAGCTACTTTGGAAAATTCTGAGGAAGAGTTGAGAACGTTGCAAAGCAGAAAAGAGGAGTTGCAAAAGGAATTGGACAAGCTAAATGACATTGCAGAAAAGGCGGAAATGGATGCTTTGAGAGCAGATGAAGAGGTGGCGAATGTGATGCTCTTAGCAGAGCAAGCTGTTGCTTTTGAACTTGAGGCTGCACAACGTGTGAGTGATGTGGAGATTACCTTGTCAAGAGCAGAAAAAGATCTTGTTGTTCCTCATTTTGATATTACGGAGACTGCAGTACACCAAAACGAATCTTCATTCGGAGGGCAGGTTTTGGATGTGGAGGAGGAATTTGTTGAGGATAGAAAAGTGAGTCCGGGAAATACAGTTGATATGGTTGTTGAAAGTGACCGAGTCATGCAAATCGAGAGCACTCCATCGGTTACAGAGCCTTTAACAGTTTGCCAGTTTGATGGACCTGGCCAGAGTATTGCAGACACAAGTACATCTTATGATTTTGGTCATGGTAATGGAGAATTAAATTCAGAATCATCAAAGGACACAAAAATTGAATCACAAAACTCAAAGAACTTGACTCAAATGACAGAGCATGAACTACAGAAGGATTTGACAAAGGACAGTGCACTGTTTAGTGCTCCAAAACGATTATTGAAGAAGTCTTCTCGTTTCTTCTCTGCGTCTTTCTTCTCTTCAGATGGTACCCTGTTCACACCAGCATCCCTTTTCCACGATCTTATTCAGTCTGCGAGGAAGCAATTGCCTAAGCTAGTTTTTGGGTCATTTCTCATTGGAGCCGG GATTGCCTTTTATGTCAATCGGTCAGAGAGGATTGGCCAGCTATTTCTACAGCCAGACATCATTACTACTAGTATCGACGAAGTCTCATCAAATGCAAAGCCTTTGGTCCGTCAAATGCGGAAAATTCCCAAGAGAGTCAAGAAACTAATAGCAATGGTTCCGCGTCAAGAG GTGAATGAGGAGGAAGCTTCTCTCTTTGACATGTTGTGGTTGCTTCTTGCAAGCGTCATATTTGTGCCTATGTTCCAGAAAATCCCTGGAG GCAGTCCTGTTCTTGGATATTTGGCTGCTGGCATCTTGATTGGACCTTATGGTCTCTCTATTATTCATAATGTACATGCAACAAAGGCGATAGCTGAATTTGGAGTTGTTTTCTTGCTATTTAATATAGGCCTGGAG CTTTCTGTTGAAAGACTAAGTTCTATGAAGAAATATGTTTTCGGATTGGGCTCTGCTCAG GTCTTGGTGACAGCAGTGATGGTTGGCATAGTGGCTCGCTATATTGTTGGGCAGCCCGGTCCTGCTGCACTCGTCATTGGGAATGGCCTGGCATTATCTTCCACTGCTGTTGTCCTTCAG GTCTTGCAGGAACGGGGTGAGAGCACATCGCGCCATGGACGAGCtacattttctgttttacttTTCCAG GATTTGGCTGTTGTGGTTTTGCTGATACTAATACCTCTTATCTCACCAAATTCATCTAAAGGAGGG GTTGGTTTCCTAGCAATTGCTGAAGCTCTTGGAGCGGCTGCTGTGAAGGCTGCTGTTGCAATTACTGCCATAATTGCCGGAGGACGCTTG CTGCTTCGGCCGATTTATAAGCAAGTTGCTGAGAATCAAAATGCTGAGATATTCTCTGCGAATACACTCCTTGTTATACTGGGGACTAGTCTCCTAACAGCCAGG GCTGGTCTTTCCATGGCATTGGGAGCATTTTTGGCTGGTTTGCTTCTTGCAGAAACAGAATTTTCTTTACAGGTTGAATCAGATATTGCTCCATATCGAGGCCTTCTATTGGGTCTCTTTTTTATGACG GTTGGAATGTCCATCGATCCAAAGCTGCTTGTTGCTCACTTTCCAGTCATTATAGGGACATTAGCTCTTTTAATTGGTGGGAAGACTATGTTGGTTGTTGTACTTGGTAGATTTTTTGGTATTTCACTAATATCTGCGATAAGAGTTGGTCTTCTACTTGCTCCTGGAGGAGAATTTGCATTTGTGGCTTTTGGTGAAGCCGTCAATCAG GGTATAATGTCTCCCCAGATGTCATCTTTGCTGTTTCTTGTGGTAGGGATTTCAATGGCCCTTACCCCGTGGTTAGCTGCTGGAGGCCAGTTAATAGCCTCTCGTTTTGAGCAGCATGATGTGCGGAGTTTGTTACCTGTAGAGAGTGAG ACAGATGATCTGCAGGATCATATCATTATCTGTGGATTTGGACGCGTTGGGCAG ATCATTGCACAGCTTCTTTCAGAACGACTTATTCCATTTGTTGCCCTTGATGTGAGGAG TGACCGAGTAGCAGTTGGGCGTGCACTTGATCTTCCCGTCTATTTTGGAGATTCTGGCAGCCGGGAG GTGCTTCATAAAGTTGGTGCTGAAAGAGCATGTGCAGCAGCAATAACTTTAGATACCCCTGGTGCAAACTATAGAACTGTTTGGGCTTTGAGCAAGTATTTCCCTAATGTCAAGACATTTGTCCGTGCTCATGATGTTGATCATGGCCTCAATTTGGAAAAGGCGGGGGCAACAGCG GTGGTCCCTGAGACCTTGGAACCGAGTCTTCAGCTAGCGGCTGCTGTTCTAGCGCAG GCTAAGCTACCAATGTCAGAAATAGCAGCCACAATCAATGACTATAGGTCCCGCCATCTTTCTGAGCTTACTGAG CTTTGTGAAATAAGTGGAGGCTCGCTTGGTTATGGATACTCTCGAGTCATGATTAAACCCAAAGCTCAGCCATCCGATTCTTCCGAGGAGAATCAAACCACTGAAGGAACACTGGCCATATAA